One Halolamina litorea genomic window carries:
- a CDS encoding Zn-dependent hydrolase, with the protein MHVDADRLRADIETNAEHGEIEVEEGRGRTVLTGTDANRAARETLVERMEDAGLDVTVDAVGNIAGTWTPDSADPDAAPIAAGSHVDSVPEGGIFDGPLGVYAALEAVRAMQDAGVEPARPLVVVSFTEEEGQRFSEGLLGSSVAVGERTVDEALAIEDDEGVSLEESLERIGFRGEGRLDAGNWEAWYELHIEQDTRLERENVPVGVVTTITGITHCEAEILGEANHAGATPMDERTDALAATSEVVLDVEAAANDVVAEESETAVGTVGSLSVSPNATNVVPGKVEFGVDIRDVEYQSMQTIVEATRSSLAIVEADRGVETSFSRPFDLEPTPMSESLRAAAHRAGDAAGIGTMDLHSGAAHDTMHVADVTEAALLFAPSQDGISHNPREWTNWADCANAAQVLAGAMADVAGVDAAEE; encoded by the coding sequence ATGCACGTCGACGCCGATCGCCTCCGGGCGGACATCGAGACGAACGCCGAACACGGTGAGATCGAGGTCGAGGAAGGACGCGGCCGGACAGTGCTGACCGGCACCGACGCGAACCGCGCCGCCCGGGAGACGCTCGTCGAACGGATGGAGGACGCGGGACTCGACGTGACTGTCGACGCCGTCGGCAACATCGCCGGCACGTGGACCCCTGACTCCGCGGACCCCGACGCCGCCCCGATTGCTGCTGGGAGCCACGTCGACTCGGTCCCGGAGGGCGGGATCTTCGACGGCCCGCTCGGGGTCTACGCCGCGCTGGAGGCCGTTCGAGCGATGCAGGACGCCGGCGTCGAGCCGGCGCGGCCGCTCGTCGTCGTCTCCTTCACTGAGGAGGAGGGACAGCGATTCTCGGAGGGGCTGCTCGGCTCCTCGGTGGCCGTCGGGGAGCGCACGGTCGATGAGGCGCTCGCCATCGAGGACGACGAGGGGGTCAGCCTCGAAGAGTCGCTCGAACGGATCGGCTTCCGCGGCGAGGGGCGACTCGACGCGGGCAACTGGGAGGCGTGGTACGAACTCCACATTGAGCAGGACACCCGGCTGGAGCGCGAGAACGTCCCGGTCGGCGTCGTCACGACGATCACGGGCATCACCCACTGCGAGGCGGAGATCCTCGGCGAAGCGAACCACGCCGGGGCGACGCCGATGGACGAGCGAACCGACGCGCTTGCCGCGACCTCGGAGGTGGTCCTCGACGTGGAGGCCGCCGCCAACGACGTGGTCGCCGAGGAGAGCGAGACCGCGGTCGGGACGGTCGGCTCGCTCTCGGTGTCGCCCAACGCGACCAACGTCGTCCCCGGAAAGGTCGAGTTCGGCGTCGACATCCGGGACGTCGAGTACCAGTCGATGCAGACCATTGTCGAGGCGACTCGATCGAGCCTCGCCATCGTCGAGGCCGACCGCGGTGTCGAAACGAGCTTCTCGCGGCCGTTCGATCTCGAACCGACGCCGATGAGCGAATCGCTCCGCGCCGCCGCCCACCGTGCGGGCGACGCGGCCGGCATCGGGACGATGGACCTTCACTCCGGCGCCGCCCACGACACGATGCACGTCGCAGACGTAACCGAGGCTGCGCTGCTGTTCGCGCCCTCACAGGACGGCATCAGCCACAACCCCCGGGAGTGGACCAACTGGGCTGACTGCGCGAACGCGGCGCAGGTGCTGGCCGGTGCGATGGCCGACGTGGCGGGCGTCGACGCCGCCGAGGAGTAG
- a CDS encoding DEAD/DEAH box helicase: MENAGVDAFTHLGPAVRAALSERGFTTPTEPQRRAIPPLAAGDHALVIAPTGTGKTETAMLPVLDQIAAAEERHGISALYITPLRALNRDMLERLEWWGETLDLEVDVRHGDTTDYQRSKQANDPPDVLITTPETVQAMLTGKKLRKALSDVQHLVIDEVHELAASKRGAQLTIAMERVQELSGPFQRIGLSATVGDPDEVAKFLTGSVRGEERTDRDYRIVEVDAGSKVDLSVVSPEITSADKRLAGELATEPEIASHVRFIRDVVAENESTLVFVNTRQTAEALGARFKSLDAPIGIHHGSLSKEARIEVEEDFKAGEIDGLVCTSSMELGIDVGRVNHVVQYGSPREVARLLQRVGRAGHRRGQVSHGTVVVSDADDAAEAMVIARRAKAGDVEPAGIHEGSLDVLANQIVGLLMDQSEIDAREAYERITRAYPFRDLPEETFREVVRELSSNRLLWLEEDHDRIESSGGTWQYYYANLSMIPDEESYEVYDVSSRRGIGSLDERFVVNFAEPGSVFVQRGEMWRVDRVDEDEERVEVSPVQDPGGEVPTWVGSEIPVPAAVANEVGELREIAGRQFANGAGLSAVASDFTSRYPVDAATAEVALDPVERQVDVEAPVPTANRLVLESQGRTVVLNSPYGHQVNETLGRICSALVGQRTGSSVGMEVDPYRVEFEVPSGVGIAEFHDVLLETDPSHVEAILELALKNADALKFTLSHVAAKFGALKRYQGRGRFGGDRLLAALSDTPVYDEALRQVFHEDLALTETRDLLSELQADDGDVELATARERTPIGAGGRSAGGEFLVPEGADASVIQTVRDRLEGDRVLLFCVHCKDWNRRQEVGKIREPIKCPKCGSTRIAALNPWADEVVKATRAEEKDDEQDRMTRKAFKSANLVQEHGMKAVRALAARGVGPQTAARIISKFREDEADFYRDILEQERQYARTKSFW, from the coding sequence ATGGAGAACGCCGGCGTCGACGCCTTCACGCACCTCGGGCCGGCGGTTCGGGCGGCCCTCTCCGAGCGGGGGTTCACCACCCCGACCGAGCCACAGCGCCGCGCGATCCCGCCGCTCGCCGCGGGGGACCACGCGCTGGTCATCGCCCCCACCGGGACTGGCAAGACCGAGACGGCGATGTTGCCCGTGCTGGACCAGATCGCGGCCGCCGAGGAGCGCCACGGTATCTCGGCGCTGTACATCACGCCACTCCGGGCGCTGAACCGGGACATGCTCGAACGGCTGGAGTGGTGGGGCGAGACGCTCGACCTCGAGGTGGACGTGCGCCACGGCGACACCACCGACTACCAGCGGAGCAAGCAGGCGAACGACCCGCCGGACGTGCTGATAACCACCCCCGAGACGGTGCAGGCGATGCTGACCGGGAAGAAGCTCCGGAAGGCCCTCTCGGACGTACAGCACCTCGTGATCGACGAGGTCCACGAGCTGGCGGCTTCGAAGCGCGGCGCCCAACTCACCATCGCCATGGAGCGCGTCCAGGAGCTTTCGGGCCCGTTCCAGCGGATCGGGCTCTCGGCGACCGTCGGCGACCCCGACGAGGTGGCGAAGTTCCTCACCGGCTCAGTCCGGGGCGAGGAACGAACCGACCGCGACTACCGGATCGTCGAGGTCGACGCCGGCTCGAAAGTCGACCTGTCGGTCGTGAGTCCCGAGATCACGAGCGCCGACAAACGGCTCGCCGGCGAACTCGCGACCGAACCCGAGATCGCCAGCCACGTCCGGTTCATCCGGGACGTGGTCGCCGAGAACGAGTCGACGCTCGTGTTCGTCAACACCCGCCAGACCGCCGAGGCACTGGGTGCCCGGTTCAAGAGCCTCGACGCGCCGATCGGGATCCACCACGGCTCGCTCTCGAAGGAGGCCCGGATCGAAGTCGAGGAGGACTTCAAGGCCGGCGAGATCGACGGCCTCGTCTGTACGTCGTCGATGGAGTTGGGGATCGACGTGGGCCGGGTCAACCACGTCGTGCAGTACGGCTCCCCCCGCGAAGTCGCCCGCCTGCTACAACGCGTCGGGCGCGCGGGCCACCGCCGCGGGCAGGTCTCGCACGGAACTGTCGTCGTCTCGGACGCCGACGACGCCGCCGAGGCGATGGTCATCGCCCGCCGAGCGAAGGCCGGCGACGTGGAGCCGGCGGGCATCCACGAGGGGAGCCTCGACGTGCTCGCCAACCAGATCGTCGGCCTGCTGATGGACCAGAGCGAGATCGACGCCCGGGAGGCCTACGAGCGGATCACCCGCGCGTACCCGTTTCGGGACCTCCCCGAGGAGACGTTCCGCGAGGTGGTCCGGGAGCTCTCCTCGAACCGCCTGCTCTGGCTGGAGGAGGACCACGACCGCATCGAGAGCTCCGGGGGGACGTGGCAGTACTACTACGCGAACCTCTCGATGATCCCCGACGAGGAGAGCTACGAGGTGTACGACGTCTCCTCGCGTCGCGGGATCGGCAGCCTCGACGAACGCTTCGTCGTCAACTTCGCCGAGCCGGGATCGGTGTTCGTTCAGCGCGGCGAGATGTGGCGCGTGGACCGCGTCGACGAGGACGAAGAGCGCGTCGAGGTCTCGCCGGTACAGGACCCCGGCGGCGAGGTGCCGACGTGGGTCGGCTCCGAAATCCCCGTTCCCGCCGCCGTCGCGAACGAGGTGGGCGAACTCCGCGAGATCGCGGGGCGGCAGTTCGCGAACGGCGCGGGCCTGTCGGCAGTCGCGTCGGACTTCACGAGCCGCTACCCCGTCGACGCCGCGACCGCGGAGGTCGCGCTGGACCCGGTCGAGCGGCAGGTCGATGTGGAGGCACCTGTCCCGACCGCGAACCGGCTGGTACTGGAGTCACAGGGTCGAACGGTCGTGCTCAACAGCCCGTACGGGCACCAGGTCAACGAGACGCTGGGCCGGATCTGCTCGGCGCTCGTCGGTCAGCGCACCGGCTCCTCGGTCGGGATGGAGGTCGACCCCTACCGCGTCGAGTTCGAGGTGCCAAGCGGCGTCGGCATCGCCGAGTTCCACGACGTGCTGCTGGAAACGGACCCCAGTCACGTCGAAGCGATCCTCGAACTGGCGCTGAAGAACGCCGACGCCCTGAAGTTCACCCTCTCCCACGTCGCCGCGAAGTTCGGCGCGCTCAAGCGCTATCAGGGCCGCGGGCGCTTCGGCGGTGACCGCCTGCTCGCCGCGCTGTCGGACACCCCTGTTTACGACGAGGCGCTCCGACAGGTGTTCCACGAGGACCTCGCGCTCACCGAGACGAGGGACCTCCTGAGCGAACTGCAGGCCGACGACGGCGACGTGGAACTGGCGACGGCCCGCGAGCGCACGCCAATTGGCGCCGGCGGACGCTCGGCGGGCGGGGAGTTCCTCGTCCCCGAGGGCGCCGACGCCAGCGTGATCCAGACGGTCCGGGACCGCTTGGAAGGCGACCGAGTGTTGCTGTTCTGTGTCCACTGCAAGGACTGGAACCGCCGACAGGAGGTCGGGAAGATTCGTGAGCCGATCAAGTGTCCCAAGTGTGGCTCGACCCGGATCGCGGCGCTGAACCCGTGGGCCGACGAGGTCGTCAAAGCGACTCGCGCCGAGGAGAAGGACGACGAGCAGGACCGCATGACGCGCAAGGCGTTCAAGTCGGCCAATCTGGTACAGGAACACGGCATGAAGGCCGTTCGGGCGCTCGCGGCGAGGGGGGTCGGGCCGCAGACGGCGGCGCGGATCATCTCGAAGTTCCGGGAGGACGAGGCCGACTTCTACCGGGACATCCTCGAACAGGAGCGCCAGTACGCGCGGACGAAGTCGTTCTGGTGA
- a CDS encoding AAA family ATPase gives MSDSLRLTVRAAEKRDAGRGIARLPESARRKLGLLSGDTVLVEGERETVAKLWPARGDVPDGVILIDADSRANAGVKVGDTVRVAATDLPEADSVTLRAPAALGTVDVERDTIERLVTEDVRNRPVAPGDQLHLERLSGIGFTVDGTDPDGRVRVTDDTEVRVVIEGESTPDQLSGTSRSSESDDGPVRIDVGGGDEADDADSAPTGASEDVSGGAVEVSGAGGASTGVAYEDIGGLDDELDLVRETVELPLSNPELFARLGIDPPKGVLLHGPPGTGKTLIAKAVANEVDATFISISGPEIMSKYKGESEERVREVFEAAQKDAPAIIFFDEIDSVAPKREDGGDVESRVVGQLLSLMDGLNARGEVVVIGATNRVDEIDPALRRGGRFDREIEIGVPGETGRREILDVHTRNMPLADSVRIDRLAERTHGFTGADLASVAKEAAMSALRRVRRHETESADPATAIAAADIEITREDFESALAAVEPSAMREYVAESPDVGFDDVGGLDEAKETLERAVAWPLSYGPLFDAVSASPPSGVLLHGPPGTGKTLLARAIAGESGVNFLQVAGPELLDRYVGESEKAVRELFERARQAAPAVVFFDEIDAVAIARGSGGDSGVGERVVSQLLTELDRAAENPNLVVLAATNRKDALDPALLRPGRFESHVLVPAPDEAARRAILRVHIEGKPLADDVDLDGIAAAMEGYTGADVAAVVREATMGAVEDVANRYDGEEANEHADEILLTAAHFERALERVDPSI, from the coding sequence ATGAGCGACTCCCTCCGTCTCACCGTCCGCGCCGCCGAGAAGCGCGACGCCGGGCGCGGCATCGCCCGCCTCCCCGAGTCGGCTCGCCGGAAGCTGGGCCTGCTCTCGGGGGACACCGTCCTCGTCGAGGGCGAACGCGAGACCGTCGCGAAACTCTGGCCGGCCCGCGGCGACGTGCCCGACGGCGTCATCCTCATCGACGCCGACAGCCGCGCCAACGCCGGCGTGAAAGTCGGTGACACCGTCCGCGTCGCCGCCACCGACCTCCCCGAAGCCGACTCGGTCACGCTCCGGGCGCCGGCGGCGCTCGGGACCGTCGACGTGGAGCGCGACACGATCGAGCGCCTCGTGACCGAGGACGTACGGAACCGACCGGTCGCGCCGGGCGACCAACTCCACCTCGAACGGCTCTCAGGCATCGGCTTCACCGTCGACGGGACTGACCCTGACGGCCGGGTCCGCGTCACCGACGACACCGAGGTGCGGGTCGTGATCGAGGGCGAATCCACACCTGACCAACTCAGCGGGACCAGCCGATCCAGCGAGTCAGATGACGGCCCCGTGCGTATCGACGTCGGCGGGGGCGACGAGGCCGACGACGCTGACAGCGCTCCCACGGGTGCCAGCGAGGACGTGTCGGGCGGCGCCGTCGAGGTGTCCGGGGCGGGCGGGGCCTCGACTGGCGTCGCCTACGAGGACATCGGCGGCCTCGACGACGAACTCGATCTGGTGCGCGAGACCGTCGAACTGCCGCTCTCGAACCCAGAACTGTTCGCACGGCTGGGGATCGACCCGCCGAAGGGGGTGCTGTTGCACGGCCCGCCCGGCACCGGGAAAACCCTGATCGCCAAAGCCGTCGCCAACGAGGTCGACGCCACCTTCATCAGCATCTCCGGCCCGGAGATCATGAGCAAGTACAAAGGCGAGAGCGAGGAGCGCGTCCGCGAGGTGTTCGAGGCCGCCCAGAAGGACGCGCCCGCGATCATCTTCTTCGACGAGATCGACTCCGTCGCGCCCAAACGCGAGGACGGCGGCGACGTGGAGAGCCGCGTCGTCGGCCAACTGCTCTCGCTGATGGACGGGCTGAACGCCCGCGGGGAGGTGGTCGTCATCGGCGCCACCAACCGCGTCGACGAGATCGACCCCGCGCTCCGCCGCGGCGGCCGGTTCGACCGCGAGATCGAGATCGGCGTCCCCGGCGAGACTGGCCGACGAGAGATACTCGACGTCCACACCCGCAACATGCCGCTGGCGGACAGCGTACGGATCGACCGCCTCGCCGAGCGGACCCACGGGTTCACCGGTGCCGACCTCGCCTCGGTGGCCAAGGAGGCGGCCATGTCGGCGCTCCGGCGCGTTCGCCGGCACGAGACCGAGTCCGCCGACCCGGCGACGGCCATCGCGGCCGCCGACATCGAGATCACCCGCGAGGACTTCGAGTCGGCGCTCGCGGCCGTCGAACCCAGCGCGATGCGGGAGTACGTCGCCGAGTCCCCCGACGTGGGGTTCGACGACGTGGGCGGCCTGGACGAGGCCAAGGAGACCCTCGAACGGGCCGTCGCGTGGCCGCTCTCCTACGGGCCGCTGTTCGACGCCGTCTCGGCGTCGCCGCCCTCGGGGGTCCTGCTCCACGGCCCGCCCGGTACCGGGAAGACGCTGCTCGCTCGGGCCATCGCCGGCGAGAGCGGCGTGAACTTCCTCCAGGTGGCGGGGCCGGAACTGCTCGACCGCTACGTCGGCGAGAGCGAGAAGGCCGTCCGCGAACTGTTCGAGCGCGCCCGGCAGGCCGCCCCCGCGGTCGTGTTCTTCGACGAGATCGACGCGGTCGCCATCGCTCGTGGCTCCGGCGGCGACTCCGGCGTCGGCGAGCGCGTGGTCTCTCAGCTACTGACCGAACTCGACCGCGCCGCCGAGAACCCCAACCTCGTCGTGCTGGCGGCGACGAACCGCAAGGACGCCCTCGACCCGGCGCTGCTCCGACCCGGACGCTTCGAGTCCCACGTCCTCGTTCCCGCGCCCGACGAGGCGGCGCGGCGGGCGATCCTCCGGGTCCACATCGAGGGGAAGCCGCTGGCCGACGACGTGGACCTCGACGGGATCGCGGCGGCGATGGAGGGCTACACGGGCGCCGACGTGGCTGCGGTCGTACGCGAGGCGACGATGGGGGCCGTCGAGGACGTGGCGAACCGCTACGACGGCGAGGAGGCCAACGAGCACGCCGACGAGATCCTGCTGACGGCCGCCCACTTCGAGCGGGCGCTCGAACGGGTCGACCCCTCGATCTAA
- a CDS encoding DUF7550 family protein: protein MSRPSGRCRGSDRPKYDPAGADAMDDHDHGDDAGRVTAPMQEFTTGQVGVGLAVLLVGLVLTFGLALGLVGI from the coding sequence GTGTCGCGGCCCAGCGGACGCTGCCGCGGTTCCGATAGGCCAAAGTACGACCCGGCCGGAGCCGACGCCATGGACGACCACGACCACGGCGACGACGCGGGGCGCGTAACCGCACCGATGCAGGAGTTCACCACCGGACAGGTCGGCGTCGGTCTCGCCGTGCTCCTCGTCGGCCTCGTGCTGACGTTCGGCCTGGCACTCGGCCTGGTCGGCATCTGA
- the purL gene encoding phosphoribosylformylglycinamidine synthase subunit PurL, translated as MPLADADHELVVGELGREPTRAEQHLFENLWSEHCAYRSSRPLLSAFESEGEHVEIGPGDDAAVVRVPGTDTLLTFGIESHNHPSYVDPYDGAATGVGGIVRDTLSMGAYPIALADSLYFGPFDREHSRYLLDGVVEGIADYGNAIGVPTVAGSVAFEEGHIGNPLVNVACVGKTTPDRLVTAEAQEAGNRLVLLGNATGRDGLGGASFASEDLAEDAETEDRPAVQVGDPYSEKLLIECNEALIDEGLIESARDLGAAGLGGASSELVAKGGFGADIDLEAVHRREPGMNATEILLAESQERMCYEVAPENVERVAEIAERFDLGCSDIGEVVEGNYVCRFEGETVVDASAEYLAEGAPMNDLGREPAAAPERDLPEFDLEDAFETVVADPTAASKAWVYRQYDHEVGLRTATPPGDDAAVLALHETGEADEEHAIALSSGANPHWTDTDPESGARAVAVENATNLAAKGATPLAAVDCLNGGNPEDPETYDGFAAAVDGLAEACADLSVPVVGGNVSLYNDSETGPVAPTPTLAVLGTREGYEAPPATVSGEGDLVLVEPAAYVAGSGIGSDDPNALGGSLLLEAFGGSDRFPGLPADPGALVDALVRVADLDSTLATHDTSDGGLAVTLAEMVTDAAGVDAAVDDDAALFSETPGRIVVETTDADALAEAVGDDATVTELGTATGTGDLSITVGEESIRYDAAGIADLRDVLARELD; from the coding sequence ATGCCTCTCGCGGATGCGGACCACGAACTCGTCGTCGGGGAGTTGGGCCGCGAGCCCACTCGGGCCGAACAGCACCTGTTCGAGAACCTCTGGAGCGAACACTGCGCCTACCGATCCTCGCGCCCGCTGCTCTCGGCGTTCGAGAGCGAGGGCGAGCACGTCGAGATCGGGCCCGGCGACGACGCCGCGGTCGTCCGGGTCCCCGGGACCGACACACTGCTGACCTTCGGGATCGAGAGCCACAACCACCCGAGCTACGTCGATCCGTACGACGGCGCCGCCACCGGCGTCGGCGGCATCGTCCGGGACACGCTCTCGATGGGCGCCTACCCCATCGCGCTCGCGGACTCGCTCTACTTCGGCCCGTTCGACCGGGAACACTCCCGCTACCTTCTCGACGGCGTCGTCGAAGGGATCGCCGACTACGGCAACGCCATCGGCGTCCCGACCGTCGCCGGCAGCGTCGCCTTCGAGGAGGGTCACATCGGCAACCCCCTCGTCAACGTCGCCTGCGTGGGGAAGACGACGCCCGACCGGCTCGTCACCGCCGAAGCGCAGGAGGCCGGCAACCGACTCGTCCTGCTGGGCAACGCCACGGGTCGGGACGGACTCGGCGGCGCCTCCTTCGCCAGCGAGGACCTCGCCGAGGACGCCGAAACCGAGGACCGGCCGGCCGTGCAGGTCGGGGACCCGTACTCCGAGAAGCTCCTGATCGAGTGCAACGAGGCGCTGATCGACGAGGGGCTGATCGAGTCCGCCCGCGACCTCGGCGCCGCCGGACTGGGGGGCGCCTCCTCCGAACTGGTCGCCAAGGGCGGCTTCGGGGCCGACATCGACCTCGAAGCGGTCCACCGGCGAGAGCCGGGGATGAACGCGACCGAGATCCTGCTCGCGGAGTCACAGGAGCGGATGTGCTACGAGGTCGCCCCGGAGAACGTCGAGCGCGTCGCCGAGATCGCCGAGCGCTTCGACCTGGGCTGTTCGGACATCGGCGAGGTCGTCGAGGGGAACTACGTCTGCCGCTTCGAGGGCGAGACCGTCGTCGACGCCTCCGCGGAGTACCTCGCCGAGGGCGCGCCGATGAACGACCTCGGCCGCGAGCCGGCAGCCGCGCCCGAGCGTGACCTCCCGGAGTTCGACCTCGAAGACGCCTTCGAGACCGTCGTCGCCGACCCCACCGCCGCGAGCAAGGCGTGGGTCTACCGCCAGTACGACCACGAGGTCGGCCTGCGAACGGCGACGCCGCCGGGCGACGACGCCGCCGTGCTCGCGCTCCACGAGACCGGGGAGGCCGACGAGGAACACGCCATCGCGCTCTCCTCGGGCGCGAACCCCCACTGGACCGACACCGACCCCGAATCCGGCGCCCGCGCCGTCGCGGTCGAGAACGCCACCAACCTCGCCGCGAAGGGCGCGACCCCACTGGCGGCGGTCGACTGCCTCAACGGCGGCAACCCCGAGGACCCCGAGACGTACGACGGCTTCGCGGCGGCCGTCGACGGCCTCGCCGAAGCCTGCGCAGACCTCTCGGTCCCCGTCGTCGGCGGGAACGTTTCGCTGTACAACGACTCCGAGACCGGCCCCGTCGCGCCGACGCCGACGCTCGCGGTGCTCGGGACGCGGGAGGGCTACGAGGCCCCGCCGGCGACGGTCTCCGGCGAGGGCGACCTCGTGCTCGTCGAGCCCGCAGCGTACGTCGCCGGCTCCGGGATCGGCAGCGACGACCCGAACGCGCTGGGTGGCTCGCTGCTGCTCGAAGCGTTCGGCGGCTCCGACCGCTTCCCCGGGCTGCCCGCCGACCCGGGCGCCCTCGTGGACGCACTCGTCCGCGTCGCCGACCTCGACTCGACGCTCGCGACTCACGACACCAGCGACGGTGGGCTCGCCGTGACGCTCGCCGAGATGGTCACCGACGCCGCCGGCGTCGACGCGGCCGTCGACGACGACGCGGCGCTGTTCAGCGAGACGCCGGGTCGTATCGTGGTCGAGACGACCGACGCCGACGCGCTGGCCGAGGCGGTCGGCGACGACGCCACGGTGACGGAACTCGGAACGGCGACCGGGACGGGCGACCTCTCCATCACGGTCGGCGAGGAGTCGATCCGGTACGACGCCGCAGGGATCGCGGACCTCCGGGACGTGCTTGCCCGCGAACTCGACTGA
- a CDS encoding ZIP family metal transporter, whose protein sequence is MVETASLVLVFVAGLLTALATGLGAIPFFFVEEFSDRWNVGLWGIASGIMVSASMFGLLNEGLAYTSDLPLMLVVGVFAGVVLVEVSDRVLDGVELGDDDDEHDEHGPNHDSHDGHDEHRMEAEAFAEGDPKKLLLILGILTVHSFPEGVAVGVSFAELGLEGGIPVLGIAVPVLAVFMTVAISIHNVPEGTAIAIPMRAMGLSNWRMVGAAVFSSLPQPIGAVIAFAFVRWARAFLPFGYGFAAGAMIYLVVTEFIPEALDTGAGLDGHGRRELVGGFLAGVLAMVPLLSV, encoded by the coding sequence ATGGTGGAGACGGCCAGTCTCGTGTTGGTGTTCGTCGCCGGGCTACTCACCGCGCTGGCGACGGGGCTCGGGGCGATCCCCTTCTTCTTCGTCGAGGAGTTCAGCGACCGCTGGAACGTCGGCCTCTGGGGTATCGCGTCGGGCATCATGGTCTCGGCGTCGATGTTCGGCCTGCTCAACGAGGGGCTCGCCTACACGTCGGACCTGCCGCTCATGCTCGTCGTCGGCGTGTTCGCCGGGGTCGTGTTGGTGGAGGTCTCGGATCGGGTGCTCGACGGCGTGGAACTCGGCGACGACGATGACGAACACGACGAGCACGGGCCGAATCACGACAGCCACGACGGTCACGACGAACACCGGATGGAGGCGGAGGCGTTCGCCGAGGGCGACCCGAAGAAGCTCCTCCTGATCCTCGGCATCCTCACCGTCCATAGCTTCCCCGAGGGCGTCGCCGTCGGCGTCTCGTTCGCGGAGTTGGGGCTGGAGGGCGGTATCCCCGTCCTCGGCATCGCCGTTCCCGTGCTCGCCGTGTTCATGACCGTCGCGATCTCCATCCACAACGTCCCCGAGGGCACCGCCATCGCCATCCCGATGCGGGCGATGGGGCTCTCGAACTGGCGGATGGTGGGCGCGGCGGTGTTCTCGAGTCTCCCCCAGCCCATCGGCGCCGTCATCGCGTTCGCGTTCGTCAGGTGGGCCAGGGCGTTCCTCCCGTTCGGCTACGGCTTCGCGGCAGGGGCGATGATCTACCTCGTGGTCACGGAGTTCATCCCGGAGGCCCTCGATACGGGCGCCGGCCTCGACGGTCACGGCCGTCGGGAACTCGTCGGGGGGTTCCTCGCCGGCGTGCTGGCGATGGTCCCGCTCCTGTCGGTCTGA
- a CDS encoding PHP domain-containing protein, with protein MLSVELHCHSELSHDGRDPVDLLVEQAAAVGMDAIAVTDHDAIQASKDAAALAGEYGLVGIVAMEVTSAAGHVLALGIEEEIPPGLSYDETLERIHEQGGIAIVPHPFQSSRHGVAAHITDEQLASADAIEVYNSRLLTGRSNRQAERFATAHGLPKTAGSDAHISEMVGQAVTEVGAEERSVEAILDAIADGRTSVVGQKTPWRISFRQAAGGVKRRLQRGARELF; from the coding sequence ATGCTTTCGGTCGAGCTTCACTGCCACTCGGAGCTCTCCCACGACGGCCGGGACCCGGTGGATCTGTTGGTCGAGCAGGCCGCCGCCGTCGGCATGGATGCCATCGCCGTCACCGACCACGACGCCATCCAGGCCAGCAAGGACGCCGCCGCGCTGGCCGGGGAGTACGGCCTCGTGGGCATCGTGGCGATGGAGGTCACCTCCGCGGCCGGCCACGTACTCGCACTCGGGATCGAGGAGGAGATACCCCCGGGGCTCTCCTACGACGAGACGCTCGAACGCATCCACGAGCAGGGCGGGATCGCCATCGTTCCCCACCCCTTCCAGAGTTCGCGCCACGGCGTCGCCGCCCACATCACCGACGAACAGCTCGCCAGCGCCGACGCCATCGAAGTGTACAACTCCCGGCTCCTCACTGGCCGGTCGAACCGACAGGCCGAGCGCTTCGCCACCGCCCACGGGCTGCCCAAGACCGCCGGCAGCGACGCCCACATCTCCGAGATGGTCGGGCAGGCGGTCACCGAGGTCGGCGCCGAGGAGCGATCCGTCGAGGCGATACTTGACGCCATCGCCGATGGCCGCACGAGCGTCGTGGGCCAGAAGACGCCGTGGCGAATCTCGTTCCGGCAGGCAGCCGGCGGCGTCAAGCGCCGGCTCCAGCGCGGCGCGCGGGAACTGTTCTGA